The following are from one region of the Ischnura elegans chromosome 12, ioIscEleg1.1, whole genome shotgun sequence genome:
- the LOC124169135 gene encoding SWI/SNF-related matrix-associated actin-dependent regulator of chromatin subfamily E member 1-related-like isoform X2 — MDHLVSGLGAQREDTMSDSNSANAALANSNRVVVAVPSPEKQQESFAPRPLNVPVVQKLPTGDEKPVETDGKVRVIWPKGKKRKKTQRDATAPRQPLTGYVRFLNDRREKARAENPNLPFPEITRLLALEWSKLDAADKQEYLDAAEVDRERYLEELNAYKQTEAYRIFTQKQQEKKAAAAAAASAFAEKPSGAKGNAADASNPVPASGAAGTPATPQSGACGNAGPNTGESSEDRADADLSTFDIPIFTEEFLDHNKENRLANHEMRIKKRDEAFMAIQREILRLKKEKLQLMKIKWKASIKYRKKKLLIEERKLSELRRINNFLQKLRRMYG, encoded by the exons ATGGACCATTTGGTATCTGGTCTTGGGGCACAAAGAGAAGATACAATGAGTGATTCAAATTCAGCCAACGCTGCTTTGGCGAACAGCAATAGAGTAGTTGTCGCTGTTCCCAGTCCAGAAAAGCAGCAGGAAAGTTTTG ctccAAGGCCACTGAATGTGCCGGTAGTGCAGAAACTTCCAACTGGCGATGAGAAGCCGGTTGAGACTGATGGGAAAGTAAGAGTGATTTGGCCGAAAGGGAAGAAGCGCAAGAAAACACAACGCGACGCCACTGCGCCTCGGCAACCTTTAACAG GTTATGTTCGTTTCTTAAATGATAGAAGAGAGAAGGCTAGAGCGGAAAATCCGAATTTGCCTTTCCCTGAAATTACCCGCTTGTTAGCACTTGAGTGGAGCAAGTTAGATGCTGCAGATAAGCAAGAGTATTTGGATGCTGCAGAAGTGGACCGTGAACGATATCTTGAAGAGCTTAATGCCTATAAACAGACCGAAGCCTACCGAATATTCACTCAGAAGCAGCAGGAGAAGAAGGCTGCTGCAGCGGCCGCTGCCTCGGCGTTTGCGGAGAAACCTTCCGGAGCCAAAGGAAATGCTGCCGACGCATCAAATCCAGTGCCAGCATCGGGTGCTGCTG GCACCCCAGCAACGCCTCAGTCAGGCGCTTGTGGAAATGCAGGTCCCAACACCGGTGAATCCAGCGAAGATAGGGCAGATGCTGACCTGTCAACATTCGACATACCCATATTCACTGAGGAATTCTTGGATCACAATAAAG AAAATAGATTGGCAAATCATGAAATGAGGATCAAGAAGAGAGATGAGGCATTCATGGCTATTCAAAGAGAAATCTTgcgtttaaaaaaggaaaaactgcagcttatgaaaataaaatggaaggctAGCATAAAATATCGAAAGAAGAAATTGCTAATAGAAGAAAGGAAACTAAGTGAACTtagaagaattaataattttcttcaaaagttGAGGAGAATGTATGGATAA
- the LOC124169135 gene encoding high mobility group protein 20A-like isoform X1, translated as MDHLVSGLGAQREDTMSDSNSANAALANSNRVVVAVPSPEKQQESFAPRPLNVPVVQKLPTGDEKPVETDGKVRVIWPKGKKRKKTQRDATAPRQPLTGYVRFLNDRREKARAENPNLPFPEITRLLALEWSKLDAADKQEYLDAAEVDRERYLEELNAYKQTEAYRIFTQKQQEKKAAAAAAASAFAEKPSGAKGNAADASNPVPASGAAGTPATPQSGACGNAGPNTGESSEDRADADLSTFDIPIFTEEFLDHNKAREAELRTLRKSNTEYEEQNATIQMHIESMRSTVERLEVETLQQRSNNAALQTHLDHLRATLAASFATVPLPGTNETPTLSTIDNYMTRLHTIIVEGSPEHQALVTTVRDIVGRLDFHG; from the exons ATGGACCATTTGGTATCTGGTCTTGGGGCACAAAGAGAAGATACAATGAGTGATTCAAATTCAGCCAACGCTGCTTTGGCGAACAGCAATAGAGTAGTTGTCGCTGTTCCCAGTCCAGAAAAGCAGCAGGAAAGTTTTG ctccAAGGCCACTGAATGTGCCGGTAGTGCAGAAACTTCCAACTGGCGATGAGAAGCCGGTTGAGACTGATGGGAAAGTAAGAGTGATTTGGCCGAAAGGGAAGAAGCGCAAGAAAACACAACGCGACGCCACTGCGCCTCGGCAACCTTTAACAG GTTATGTTCGTTTCTTAAATGATAGAAGAGAGAAGGCTAGAGCGGAAAATCCGAATTTGCCTTTCCCTGAAATTACCCGCTTGTTAGCACTTGAGTGGAGCAAGTTAGATGCTGCAGATAAGCAAGAGTATTTGGATGCTGCAGAAGTGGACCGTGAACGATATCTTGAAGAGCTTAATGCCTATAAACAGACCGAAGCCTACCGAATATTCACTCAGAAGCAGCAGGAGAAGAAGGCTGCTGCAGCGGCCGCTGCCTCGGCGTTTGCGGAGAAACCTTCCGGAGCCAAAGGAAATGCTGCCGACGCATCAAATCCAGTGCCAGCATCGGGTGCTGCTG GCACCCCAGCAACGCCTCAGTCAGGCGCTTGTGGAAATGCAGGTCCCAACACCGGTGAATCCAGCGAAGATAGGGCAGATGCTGACCTGTCAACATTCGACATACCCATATTCACTGAGGAATTCTTGGATCACAATAAAG ctAGGGAAGCAGAGCTGAGGACCCTTAGGAAGTCTAACACGGAGTATGAAGAGCAAAATGCCACCATTCAAATGCACATAGAGAGCATGCGGTCAACAGTCGAGAGATTAGAGGTGGAAACTCTCCAACAAAGAAGCAACAATGCTGCTCTACAAACTCACCTCGATCATTTGCGTGCCACCCTTGCAGCTTCTTTTGCCACTGTCCCACTTCCGG GTACGAATGAGACTCCAACCTTGTCTACAATTGACAATTACATGACTCGCCTCCACACAATCATAGTGGAGGGGTCGCCAGAACACCAAGCCCTTGTGACGACTGTTCGCGACATTGTGGGTCGCCTTGACTTCCATGGATGA